TCAAACTGCTTGAACTGGCTCACGAGCGACGCGGGCAGGCACACTTCGAGGCAGATTCCATCCGCTTCATAGCTTTCATGATTTACGCACGCTTGCTCATGCGCAATGGTGACATATCGTCCCTGGTCATAGGGTATGCATACATGCATGGATGCATAGCGGCTCTCGAGTTCTGTCTCGAGTCTGGCGCGCAAGTCACTCATCCCCACGCCTGTCTTGGCAGAGAGGAATACGGCTTCGGGATAGAGGTCTCGCAAATGCCCGAGCTCCTCGTTGCGCTCATGTTCGAGCAAATCTATCTTGTTGAAGACCGTGAGTCGGGGAATATCAGATGCACCGATCTGGCCGAGTACGTCTTTGACGGCTTTGAGCTGGGCATCGCGCTGTGTTGAAGCAGCATCAACCGTGAGCAGAACGAGGTCGGCTTCACGCACCTCATCGAGTGTCGAATGAAATGCCTCGACGAGATTATGTGGAAGCTTCTGAATAAAACCGACGGTATCGGTCAGCGTTACCTTACTGGCACCGGGCAAGTCGAGCACACGCGTTGTCGAGTCGAGCGTCGCAAACAGCTTGTCATATGCAAGTACATCCGAACCCGTAAGAGCGTTCATGAGGCTCGATTTGCCGGCGTTGGTATAGCCAGCCAGGGCAACGCGAAAAACACCAGATTGCTTGCGATGCTTGCGCTGTGTGTTCCTGCTGCTCTCGAGATTGGCGAGCTCGCGACGTATGCGCCCGATTCGCTTGCGCACGAGACGCCTGTCAACTTCGAGCTGGGATTCGCCCTCACCGAAGCGCGAACCGACGCCGCCACCCATGCGATGTGCGGCCAGATGGCTCCACATGCCACGCAGTCGCGGATAGAGGTATTGGTTTTGGGCGAGCTTGACTTGCAGGCGACCCTCTCGGCTTGTTGCGTGCAGGGCGAAGATATCAAGAATGAGCGCTGTTCGATCGATAACCTTGACGGGTTTCCCGACAATGCGCTCGAGATTGCTTTGCTGGGAGGGCGAAAGCTCGTCGTCGAGTATAACGACGTCGGCATGGAGCGCATGTACGCATTCTGCGAGCTCCTCGGCCTTGCCAGCCCCGATGAAGGTGCGCGGATTGGGCGCATCGAGCTTCTGGGACATCGTATGCACGACCTCGGCACCCGCAGTCTGGACGAGGCGCTCAAGCTCGGCCATGGACTCGGCCAATGGCCAGTCGGGGTCCTCCGCGATCGATACCGACGAGTATGGCCCGCCTCGGGCGACTCCTCGGTGACAACTTCGAACTTCGGACGCGGCATACGTGCGTGGACCTAGAGCTCGAAGCTACCGGTAAAGCTTTCGGCGGCCGGGCCGGTCATCATGACGTGGCCATCGCTTTCGCGCCACTCGATCTGCAAGGTACCACCGATGAGTTCGAGCGTGACCTTTCGCGGCGTGTGACCGCATATGTGCGCAGCGACAGCCGTCGCACAAGCTCCCGTGCCACAGGCAAGCGTCTCACCACAACCACGTTCCCACACGCGCATGTGAATGGTATCGCCATCGACCCACGCGAACTCGACATTCGTACCTTCGGGGAAGGCCTCGCAGGTCTCGATAAGGGGGCCAAGCGAGTTGACGAGCTCGAGATCTCTCTTGTCAACGAAGGTCACGGCATGAGGATTGCCCATCGAAACGCAGGTGAAGCGCAACATGCGCCCGTCAAGATAGAACTCTGCATCACATGCGACACGCCCGAACGGCGTCTCGGTGCCACCAAAGGTCGTCGGAACTTCAAGCGGTTCGAGTATGGGAGCGCCCATGTCGACGGTGGCACAGGCAAGTTTGCCGTTATCATCGAGCGTGAAGCTGATGGGTTTGGGCCCGGCAAGCGTATCGGCGATGAAGCTCCCTGCCTGCGAATCGATGATATTGCGGTCAACGAGGAACTTCGCGAAACAACGCACCGCCGTTTCCACACATTTGCGCCTTGGTGCCATCGGAGTTGTAGTAATCCATGTATGCCGCGCACTCTGGCCGTGGGGAGGGCTTGACGATAATCACGCCATCGGCGCCGACGCCGAAATGCCTGTCGCAAACTGCCGCGATTTGGTCTGGGGTGAGAGTAATCTTGTCATTCAGGTCCTCAATCATGACAAAGTCATTGCCAAGGCCATTGAGCTTCGCAAAATCGTATCTCATGTTTGGGCAGCCCCTTCAATCTCGTCTATCGTACGTTGCACCAGTGTATCAGTAATCCCCTCATCGGCATGTAACCATATGATTTCGGAGTCGCGTCGCAGCCAGGAAAGCTGCCGTTTGGCATAGCGTCGCGTTGCCTGCTTGACCTGTGCGATGGCTTCATCGAACGTGATATCGCCTTCCAGATACGCGACGATTTCCTTGTAGCCAATGGCCTGCGGAGCCGTGAGACCATCACGGAAGCCCTCATCGAGCAAATGTCGTACCTCGTCGACAAGGCCGCTCTCGATCATGACATCGACACGTTTGTCGATACGTTCATAAAGCATCTGTCGTTCGACGTCGAGGGCCAACTTGATGCTTGGTATGCGGGCGGGCAGCGTGGCAAAGGCCCGCTTGCGCTCGGCATAGCTCTCCCCTTCCTCGAGCATTTCGAATGCCCGAATGACACGTCGCACGTTATGGGGATGGATGAGCGCGGCGCTCTCGGGATCTCGTTGCCCAAGCAGCTCGTGAAGGCCATCGCTGCCGAGTTCCTCGAGCATGTGCATGTGCTTCAGCCGAACAGGATTCTCCGTATCCCCCGGAGCAAAGTCCATGTCATCGAGAGCGGCACGCACGTAAAAGCCGGTACCTCCGCAGATGATGGGCAGACGCCCGCGCAAATGTATGTCCTCGATGGCGGCACGTGCATCATGCTGAAATAGGGCGGCGGAATAGGGTTCTCCAGGATCGAGAATGTCGATGCAGTGATAGGCGACCGCACGCTCGGATGCTGGCACCTTGGCTGTTCCGATATCCATGCCGCGATAGATTTGCATGGAGTCGGCCGAGATGATCTCCCCGCCAAGGATTGTGGCGACACGCTCGGCGAGTTCGGATTTTCCCGAGGCAGTCGCCCCCTGGATGCATACGACCTTATCGCAGGAATTCGACATCAGACGAGCGTTCCTTGCAGATAGTTTGTCGTCGCGTCATCAATGCGGACGTCAACGATCTGCCCGATGACATCCTCGATGTGCATGCCATCCGCAAGTGGCGCATGCACGGTCTGAAGTTTGGGGCTCTTTCCCGCCAGAACGCCTGCATCACGTCGCGAGCTCGCATCCACGAGCACGGGCAGGATGCGACCGACTTCGCGCCTGTTCTCCGCAAGCGAGCTTGCCTGGGCAAGCTCCTCAAGGCGTTCGAACCGCCCCTGCAAGACCTCGCGCGGCGTGTCATCGGGCATCGTTGCCGCCGGCGTCCCCGGTCGTTTCGAGTAGATGAAGCGGAACATCTGCCCATAGCCGACTTCCCTAACAACGTCGAGGGTAGCTGCGAAGTCCTCTTCAGTCTCGCCCGGAAAACCGATGATGATATCCGTGGAAAGCGAGATATCGGGACGGGCGGAGCGCAGACCACACACGAGGTCAAGATAATGCTCGACGGTATAAGAGCGGTTCATGGCGCGTAGAATGCGATTTGAACCCGATTGCAGCGGGCAGATGGAGCTGCGGCATGATATTGGGATACGTTGCCATGGCCTCGATGGTCTCTGGAAGTAGATCCTTGGGATGGCTCGTCACGAAGCGCACCCGATCGACACCCGACTCCCCCGCCAGCGAAAGCACCTCGGCAAAGCGCGGCGTGCCGTAAAGATCGCGTCCATACGAGTTGACGTTTTGACCAAGCAGAGTCACCTCGCGTATGCCTTCGTCAGCAAGCATGGCTAGCTCAGCTGCGACGTCGTCGAGCGGGCGTGACATCTCGCGGCCACGTACGTAGGGCACGATGCAATAGCTGCAGAAGTTGTTGCAGCCGGTCATGATGGGGACCCAGGCATGCCATGGCTTCTCGCGACGCACCGGCAAATCGCTCGAGAAGCCGTCGTTCACGTCGATCGTCTCGACCTGCGGCTCACCCGTCGCAAGGCGTCGCTGAATCAAATCGACAAGATGCCCAAGGTTATGCGTCCCGAAGACGATATCCACGTGCGATAGCTCGTCACGCAGTGATACGCCCTCGAGCTGTCCGACGCATCCTCCCACGGCGATGATGCGTTTGGTCTTATGTGCGTTAGGAACGTTCTTGATCGATGCGACCTGCCCCATGAGTCGCAACTCGGCCTTTTCGCGTACGCAGCAGGTCAAGAAGACAGCGATGTCTGCCTCCTCGATGGTGAGCACCGGCAGCGCGCCCGCCTCCTCAAGCATGCCCGAGACGCGTTCGGCATCGTTCTCGTTCATCTGACAGCCAAAGGTGCGCTGCCAATACGTCATACCCGCAAGGGGTCGTCTTTCGTCTACTTCGGTCATCTGTTGTATGCCCCGGTTCGTCATCCTCTACGCACGTCCACACGCAGTGAGAAACGCACGGTATTGTCCTTCATCCAAGCCACAGCCACCAAGCTGCGCCCGATGCACGTCATCGCCGTGCCAATCCGATCCGCCGCTCACGCCCAACCCAAGGTCATGGGCAATCTCGACGAGCTCGGCACTTTGCGCGGGCGACTGCATGGTATGGTACGCCTCCAGTCCCGTCATGCCTTCGTGGGCAAAACGCGCAATGAGGTCAACGATGCGATAGCGTGCGGGATGGGCCACGAAGGAGCATCCACCTGCCTCGGCAATGAGTCGCATGGCCTCAATCGTCTCGGGATAGACGGCATCGACGTAGCAGGGTGACGAGGAGCCGAGCAACCGCTTGAAGGCATCGTCGACGCTTGAGACGCACCCTCGTTGCAGGAGCAAGCGTGCGAGAAGCGGCCTATTCGGTGTTTCCTCTGACGCCAGGAGATTCTCAGCGCATACGGGATATCCCTGGTCATGCAGCAAATCAGCCATCTTGCAGGCACGTTCGGCACGTCTTCGACGATTCTCGTCGAGAAAGCCAGCAAGCGCAGAGCTGTTTGCATCGACAAAGTAGCCGAGCATGTGTACGGCGCGCCCCGCATGTCGTGTCGTGATTTCGACACCAGGAACGAAACCGACATCATGCATGGCACACGACAGCCTGGCGTCCTCAAGGGCAGCCAGGCTGTCGTGATCGGTGATGGAAATGGTATGCAGACCTTCGGTCTTGGCTGCTATATCGGCAATATGGGCAGCATCGAACGTTCCATCAGATGCGGACGAGTGCATATGCAGATCCGCAAAGACCACGTGGCGCCCCTAGACGAGCGTTACTTCGTCTACGCTCTCCTCGACCTCGACGATATCGTCAGAGTAATGCGGGTGAACAGCGAATCGAATGCCCGTGCGCGTATCACCGTTTATCTCGAGTTCGACGAAGGAGGGAACGCAGGCAACGTCAATGCCGCTCGGTGCGAGATACCCACGCGCGATGGCAATCGCCTTGACGGCCTGGTTGACCGCACCAGCACCAATCGATTGTATACGTACGGGGTTCCCGTCTTTGATAAGACCGGCAATCGCGCCGGCAACAGATGCGGGGAAGACTTGCTTGAAACCTTCAGAAAATCCATGGTGTGTCCCTAGTGCGTGTGTTCTTCATTAGTACAGTGTTTAAGCTTTCAGCGAGAGGATTATAAACCATACGGAACACGAGATTGACTAGGATTGCAGAAATAAGTGACTAGAAAATGAAATGATTTTGAAGGTCAAAATATCTTAGACAATTGGCAGGAATATGACGGGTGTATATATCCCTGCCAATTCAACGCAGCAAGCCCATCGTATACGTAAAAACGTTCAATCCAAGAGTTTTTGAGCAGCGCTAGAAAGCTCCAAAAGAAGCTGTTCTGCCTGGTCACGAGTGCTTGCCTTGCTAAAGACATACGCTTTTATCTTCGGTTCGGTACCACTGGGACGGATGATGATACGCACCCCGTCGCCAAGGTCGAAAGAGATGACGTTTGCATCGGGAAGGATCTGATGCTCGTCAGGATTTCCGTTTATCTTGGTCATAGGAGCGCCATCCGCATAGTCCAAGATACTCGTGACAGGTAAGCCAGCGATAACTTGTGGAGGATTTGTGCGCAGGCCGTCCATAATCGCTTCCATTTTGGCGGCGCCGGAGCTTCCCGGATAGGACATGTTGATGGTCTTGTTGAGATAATAGCCATAGCGCTCGTAGAGAGATTCAATGGCCTCGACCAAATCGATTCCTTCGTTCTTATACATTTGCGCCATCTCGCATATGAGCATGGAGGCGCTGATGGCATCCTTGTCACGCACATAGGTACCGGACATATAACCGTACGACTCCTCGAAACCGAACATGAACCTATCGGCCTCGTTTTGTCCGAGCAAAGCGATCTGGCCGCCGATGTACTTGAACCCTGTCAGCACGCGCCTGAGTTCGAAACCATAATAGGCAGCCTGGGCATCAGGCATGAGCGTGGAGACGATGGTCGTCACGACGAGCTTTTCCGAAAGGTCCTCTCCCCTTTCGGAGAGGCGTTTGGCGATGTAGTCGATGAGCAAGACACCGACTTCGTTTTCCCGTCAGAAGCTCATATGCACCATCATGCAAAACAGCAATGCCAACGCGATCTGCATCCGGATCCGTGGCAAGCAATATGTCGGGATTGACGCGCTCGCAAAGCCTAAGTCCAAGCTCAAGTGCCGCACGGTCCTCTGGATTGGGGTACGGACAAGTCGTGAAGTCGCCGTCAGGATCCCTCTGCTCGTCAACAATGCTCACGTCATCGAGACCCACGCGCTTGAGGATGCGCGTCACGCACTCAAGGCCAGTGCCGTTAAGCGGGGTATATACAATCTTTAGCTTGTCGATAGCGGTTGCGTCCTTTGGCTTGACAGATTGGGCGGCAACTTCGTCGAGGAAGCGATCGACAACGGTATCGTCGACCCATTTGATGAGACCAGCCGCAACCGCATCGTCGAAATCCATTCGTTTGGACGTCGTTGAAGAAATCGAGGCCGTCGATATCAGCTTGAATCTCGACCGCAGCCTGCGATGCAATCTGGCAACCATCCTCGCCATAGACCTTGTACCCGTTGTAAGCTGCCGGATTATGGCTTGCCGTTACGTTGATTCCCGCGCTGCAGTGCAGGTCACGTACGGTAAAGGAGAGAACGGGCGTGGGCTGGATAGCGCGATACACGTGGGCGACGATGCCATTTGCCGCGAGCACGCAAGCCGCGGCGGAGACGAACTCCTCGCCCATGTTGCGACTATCCCGAGCAATGGCGACGCTCGGATTCTCGTAATGCGCGTTGAGATAATCGGCAAGGCCCTGAGTCGCCTTTCCGACGGTGTAGACGTTCATGCGATTGGGGCCAAGCCCGATGATGCCGCGCAGTCCAGCTGTGCCGAAGGCAAGTTCACGGTAGAAGGCATCATGGAGTTCCTCGATGGAGTCGGCTTGTTCGCGAAGCTGTTCGGCCTCCTGGGCAGACGCATGCTCCAGCCAGCGCTCGTATTGCTCTTTCTCGGTACTCATGGACTACAGCTCCTTATCAAAGGGAAACTTGACGTTAATCGCATCCTTGCCAACGCGAATTATAGGCTCCTCGGTGAGCTCGATATAGTAGCGATGCGCGATTGTCGCAAAAGCTTTCTCGAGTTCGCGTGAGAAGGCGGACAGGTCATCCGTCGAGAGTTTGAGACCTCGGCGGTCCTGATAGAGGTCGATGGGTTGCCCCTGGCCTTGCGAGGAGCACTGCTGCGGGACGAGGCGATCAAGCAAGGGGTCAAGCGATGCGATCTGGCCGGCGAGGATACGATGCGCCGTGCGCTCCGACATGTCGAGCCCGAGATCGCTGCAGATGGCGGCGAGCTCGGCAGCGTCACCGGCAATGGCAGGCCTGAGGCTGACAGGCAGCCTTTCGATGTCATTGCAAAACAACAAGCGCGTGTCCTTGACTTGAGTCTGACCGCGCTCGATGAGCGTAGCGACGATTTCGGCAGGAGAGCCGATGAAGACGTCGATGGAACCCCGCACGTCAAGGGCAAACTCGACAAGCGTGCGATTGACGTTATGCGGACCGGAAATGACGGCAAGCTTTCCTTCCTCGTCGATGCCGACGACGGGCAGTGACGATTGATCGGTCTTCTCGTCAAGGGACTCGAGGTCAATGCGGATGGCCAGAGATGAGCCCAGCTCTGGTGCCGATGCGACAACGTGTGCGTCGGCGGCATTTGATTTGATCGAGTACAGCGCCATACCGCGACCGTGTACGCCCCAGGTGTCCATAACCATGGTCTCGAGCTTCGAGGTGACACGCGGCTCGAATATGCGCTCGTGCATGTCGGCAGGGATGCCGTCACCGTCATCGAGGAAAACGAGCGTCTTGAGGGCGCCCTCACGGCTCGTGGCCACGTATATGACGCTTGCATGCGCATCGCGAGCGTTGCGCAGCATCTCGATGACAATATCCTCGACGCAGCGTATGTCGTGCTTTGCCTGCCGCCGCTCCGCCTCGGCGGTCTTGAGACGCACGAAGCCATCACCGAGGTTTTCCTCGATGGCGAGATGGTCATCACCCGAAACGGATGCGATGAACCCTATCAGATCATCATCAGACATTCGTCCTCCACATACGCAGCGGGCCATGAAGCACGTACTCCATGGCCCGCCTTGGTCGCAAACATGCTCATCTGGCTATTTGGCGAGCGCCTCGGAACGGGACTCGCGAATCACGACGACGTGAATCTGGCCAGGGTATTGCATCTCGTCCTCAATCTGCTTGGCGATGTCATGCGCGAGGACGGTCGACTTTGCGTCGTCGATGGAATCGGGCTGCACCATAACGCGGACCTCACGTCCGGCCTGCATGGCATAGGTACGCTCGACACCCTCATGCGAGTTGGCGATCTCCTCGAGCTTCTCGAGACGCTTGATGTAATTCTCGTAGCTCTCGCGGCGTGCGCCCGGACGGGCAGCACTTACGGCATCGGCAGCCTGGATAATGACGGCAAGCACGGTAGAAGGCTCAACGTCGGCATGATGGGCCTCGATGGCATGCACGATGGCGGGATTCTCACCATAACGGCGAGCGAGGTCCGCACCGATGACGGCATGCGATCCCTCTACCTCGTGATCGACGGCCTTGCCAAGGTCATGCAGCAAACCCGCACGCTTGGCAG
This window of the Coriobacteriaceae bacterium genome carries:
- the miaA gene encoding tRNA (adenosine(37)-N6)-dimethylallyltransferase MiaA, translating into MSNSCDKVVCIQGATASGKSELAERVATILGGEIISADSMQIYRGMDIGTAKVPASERAVAYHCIDILDPGEPYSAALFQHDARAAIEDIHLRGRLPIICGGTGFYVRAALDDMDFAPGDTENPVRLKHMHMLEELGSDGLHELLGQRDPESAALIHPHNVRRVIRAFEMLEEGESYAERKRAFATLPARIPSIKLALDVERQMLYERIDKRVDVMIESGLVDEVRHLLDEGFRDGLTAPQAIGYKEIVAYLEGDITFDEAIAQVKQATRRYAKRQLSWLRRDSEIIWLHADEGITDTLVQRTIDEIEGAAQT
- the dapF gene encoding diaminopimelate epimerase, whose amino-acid sequence is METAVRCFAKFLVDRNIIDSQAGSFIADTLAGPKPISFTLDDNGKLACATVDMGAPILEPLEVPTTFGGTETPFGRVACDAEFYLDGRMLRFTCVSMGNPHAVTFVDKRDLELVNSLGPLIETCEAFPEGTNVEFAWVDGDTIHMRVWERGCGETLACGTGACATAVAAHICGHTPRKVTLELIGGTLQIEWRESDGHVMMTGPAAESFTGSFEL
- a CDS encoding PHP domain-containing protein: MVFADLHMHSSASDGTFDAAHIADIAAKTEGLHTISITDHDSLAALEDARLSCAMHDVGFVPGVEITTRHAGRAVHMLGYFVDANSSALAGFLDENRRRRAERACKMADLLHDQGYPVCAENLLASEETPNRPLLARLLLQRGCVSSVDDAFKRLLGSSSPCYVDAVYPETIEAMRLIAEAGGCSFVAHPARYRIVDLIARFAHEGMTGLEAYHTMQSPAQSAELVEIAHDLGLGVSGGSDWHGDDVHRAQLGGCGLDEGQYRAFLTACGRA
- a CDS encoding sensor histidine kinase, which translates into the protein MSDDDLIGFIASVSGDDHLAIEENLGDGFVRLKTAEAERRQAKHDIRCVEDIVIEMLRNARDAHASVIYVATSREGALKTLVFLDDGDGIPADMHERIFEPRVTSKLETMVMDTWGVHGRGMALYSIKSNAADAHVVASAPELGSSLAIRIDLESLDEKTDQSSLPVVGIDEEGKLAVISGPHNVNRTLVEFALDVRGSIDVFIGSPAEIVATLIERGQTQVKDTRLLFCNDIERLPVSLRPAIAGDAAELAAICSDLGLDMSERTAHRILAGQIASLDPLLDRLVPQQCSSQGQGQPIDLYQDRRGLKLSTDDLSAFSRELEKAFATIAHRYYIELTEEPIIRVGKDAINVKFPFDKEL